A region of Haemorhous mexicanus isolate bHaeMex1 chromosome 24, bHaeMex1.pri, whole genome shotgun sequence DNA encodes the following proteins:
- the ST14 gene encoding suppressor of tumorigenicity 14 protein isoform X1 translates to MERGPPANGAGVRYSTQLQDMNNLDEGVEFLPAMNSKKMEKRGPRRQVVITVLIIVFLLVSLTTGLLFWHFKYRNAPVQKVFNGHLRVLNWEFLDAYENSSSPEFSMLARKVKSTVEEIYKNHADIGPYHKETVITAFSEGSVIAYYWSEFLVPKYREESLNRAMADKQSLVQRWNPRLRNPMLKVESVIAFPVDPSIAHSARDNSCMFSLHAKEGEVTSFTTPGFPNSPYPNNALCYWALRADASSSISLTFKTLELEPCRDDSDYIKVYDSLSPVEPHALVRLCGNYAPSYNLTFLSSQNVMLVTLVTNKEGRFPGFKAEFFQLPKMKACGETLKGDSGTFTTPYYPAHYPPDMDCVWNIEVPSIKNVKVRFNMFFVLEPGIPVSSCTKDYVQINGTRYCGERSQFVVASTTNKIELRFHSDQSYTDTGFSAEFLSYDSSDPCPGKFTCNTGRCIDRSMRCDGWLDCVDGSDERSCTCTEQQFKCQNGWCKPRFWVCDNVNDCGDNSDELQCSCSADSFKCDNGKCVPSTQKCDGKDNCGDGSDEGSCSTAGQTTVPCKEYTYKCRSGHCISKQNPECDGEQDCEDHSDEDNCNCGLRSYVRKSRIVGGQNSDVGEWPWQVSLHVKGQGHICGASLVSASWLVSAAHCFLPLQGIRYSDPSLWTAYLGLTDQGDRSGPNVQTRKIKRIISHPFFNDYTYDYDIAVLELQSPVTFTAVVQPICLPDATHNFPVGKDLWVTGWGATAEGGTGATILQKAEIRLINQTVCNQLLTDQLTPRMMCVGILTGGVDACQGDSGGPLVSVEPSSRMFLAGVVSWGDGCAQRNKPGVYSRLTSLRDWIQEHTGL, encoded by the exons atggAGCGAGGCCCCCCGGCCAACGGTGCTGGTGTGCGGTACAGCACCCAGCTGCAG gacATGAACAACCTGGACGAAGGGGTGGAGTTCCTCCCTGCCATGAACTCCAAGAAGATGGAGAAGCGTGGCCCAAGGCGGCAGGTGGTCATCACTGTCCTGATCATTGTTTTTCTGCTTGTCTCTCTCACCACTGGCCTCCTGTTTTGGCACTTCAAAT ATAGGAACGCACCTGTCCAGAAGGTTTTCAATGGCCATTTGCGGGTTctgaactgggaattcctggatgCCTATGAGAACTCCAGCTCTCCAGAGTTCAGTATGCTGGCCAGAAAGGTGAAGAGCACG GTGGAGGAGATCTACAAGAATCATGCTGATATTGGTCCTTACCACAAAGAGACAGTAATCACTGCCTTCAG TGAAGGCAGTGTCATTGCCTACTACTGGTCAGAATTCCTTGTGCCCAAATACCGTGAAGAGAGCCTCAACAGGGCAATGGCTGACAAGCAGAGCCTGGTGCAGAGGTGGAACCCCCGCCTGAGAAACCCCATGCTGAAGGTGGAGTCAGTCATTGCTTTCC CTGTGGACCCCAGCATAGCTCACTCTGCCCGGGACA ACAGCTGCATGTTCTCCCTTCACGCCAAGGAAGGGGAGGTCACCAGTTTCACCACGCCGGGCTTCCCCAACAGCCCATACCCCAACAATGCCCTCTGCTACTGGGCATTGAGGGCAGATGCCAgttccagcatcagtctcacCTTCAAGACCTTGGAGCTGGAGCCATGCAGAGATGACAGTGACTACATCAAGGTGTACGACTCTCTGAGCCCCGTGGAGCCCCATGCCTTGGTTAG GCTTTGTGGGAATTATGCCCCATCCTACAACCTGACCTTCCTGTCCTCCCAGAACGTCATGCTAGTCACATTGGTTACCAACAAGGAGGGGCGATTCCCTGGCTTTAAGGCTGAGTTCTTCCAGCTCCCAAAGATGAAAG CCTGCGGTGAGACCCTGAAGGGAGACAGTGGCACCTTCACAACTCCCTATTACCCCGCACACTACCCCCCAGACATGGACTGTGTCTGGAACATTGAG GTCCCCTCTATAAAGAATGTGAAGGTGCGTTTCAACATGTTCTTTGTGTTGGAGCCTGGGATCCCAGTCAGCTCCTGCACCAAAGACTATGTGCAGATCAACGGCACAAG GTACTGTGGGGAGCGCTCCCAGTTTGTGGTGGCCAGTACCACCAACAAAATCGAGCTCCGATTCCACTCGGACCAATCCTACACAGACACAGGCTTCTCTGCAGAGTTCCTGTCCTACGACTCCAGTGACC cctgccctggcaaGTTCACTTGCAATACTGGCCGCTGCATCGACAGGAGCATGCGCTGCGATGGGTGGCTGGACTGCGTGGATGGCAGTGATGAGAGGTCCTGCA CCTGTACCGAGCAGCAGTTCAAGTGCCAGAACGGCTGGTGCAAGCCCAGGTTCTGGGTCTGTGACAACGTGAACGACTGTGGCGACAATAGTGATGAGCTACAGTGCA gctgttcAGCTGACAGCTTCAAGTGCGACAACGGGAAGtgtgtccccagcacacagaAATGTGATGGCAAGGACAACTGTGGGGACGGGAGCGatgagggcagctgcagcacag caggccAGACCACGGTCCCCTGCAAGGAGTACACGTACAAGTGCCGCAGTGGACACTGCATCAGCAAACAGAACCCCGAGTGCGACGGGGAGCAGGACTGTGAGGACCACTCTGATGAGGACAATTGCA ACTGTGGTCTCCGCTCCTATGTCAGGAAGTCACGGATCGTTGGTGGGCAGAACTCGGACGTGGGAGAGTGGCCGTGGCAGGTCAGCCTGCACGTCAAGGGCCAGGGCCACATCTGTGGGGCCTCGTTGGTGTCAGCAAGCTGGCTGGTGTCAGCAGCACACTGCTTCCTGCCACTGCAAGGCATCAG GTATTCAGACCCCAGCCTATGGACAGCCTACCTGGGGCTGACTGACCAAGGTGACCGCAGTGGCCCCAATGTGCAAACCCGCAAAATAAAGCGCATCATCTCCCACCCCTTCTTCAATGACTACACCTATGACTATGAcattgctgtgctggagctgcagagccctgtcACCTTCACAGCCGTCGTCCAGCCCATTTGCCTGCCTGATGCCACCCACAACTTCCCTGTGGGCAAGGACCTGTGGGTGACTGGATGGGGAGCAACTGCAGAAGGAG GCACGGGAGCCACCATCCTGCAGAAGGCAGAAATCCGGCTTATCAACCAGACTGTGTGTAACCAGCTCCTGACAGACCAGCTGACGCCACGCATGATGTGTGTGGGGATCCTGACTGGTGGTGTGGATGCCTGCCAG GGAGACTCTGGGGGGCCCCTGGTCAGTGTGGAGCCCAGTAGCCGGATGTTCCTGGCCGGTGTGGTGAGCTGGGGCGatggctgtgctcagaggaaCAAACCTGGAGTGTACAGCCGGCTTACAAGCCTGCGAGACTGGATCCAGGAGCACACAGGCCTCTAG
- the ST14 gene encoding suppressor of tumorigenicity 14 protein isoform X2, protein MERGPPANGAGVRYSTQLQDMNNLDEGVEFLPAMNSKKMEKRGPRRQVVITVLIIVFLLVSLTTGLLFWHFKYRNAPVQKVFNGHLRVLNWEFLDAYENSSSPEFSMLARKVKSTVEEIYKNHADIGPYHKETVITAFSEGSVIAYYWSEFLVPKYREESLNRAMADKQSLVQRWNPRLRNPMLKVESVIAFPVDPSIAHSARDNSCMFSLHAKEGEVTSFTTPGFPNSPYPNNALCYWALRADASSSISLTFKTLELEPCRDDSDYIKVYDSLSPVEPHALVRLCGNYAPSYNLTFLSSQNVMLVTLVTNKEGRFPGFKAEFFQLPKMKACGETLKGDSGTFTTPYYPAHYPPDMDCVWNIEVPSIKNVKVRFNMFFVLEPGIPVSSCTKDYVQINGTRYCGERSQFVVASTTNKIELRFHSDQSYTDTGFSAEFLSYDSSDPCPGKFTCNTGRCIDRSMRCDGWLDCVDGSDERSCTCTEQQFKCQNGWCKPRFWVCDNVNDCGDNSDELQCSCSADSFKCDNGKCVPSTQKCDGKDNCGDGSDEGSCSTGQTTVPCKEYTYKCRSGHCISKQNPECDGEQDCEDHSDEDNCNCGLRSYVRKSRIVGGQNSDVGEWPWQVSLHVKGQGHICGASLVSASWLVSAAHCFLPLQGIRYSDPSLWTAYLGLTDQGDRSGPNVQTRKIKRIISHPFFNDYTYDYDIAVLELQSPVTFTAVVQPICLPDATHNFPVGKDLWVTGWGATAEGGTGATILQKAEIRLINQTVCNQLLTDQLTPRMMCVGILTGGVDACQGDSGGPLVSVEPSSRMFLAGVVSWGDGCAQRNKPGVYSRLTSLRDWIQEHTGL, encoded by the exons atggAGCGAGGCCCCCCGGCCAACGGTGCTGGTGTGCGGTACAGCACCCAGCTGCAG gacATGAACAACCTGGACGAAGGGGTGGAGTTCCTCCCTGCCATGAACTCCAAGAAGATGGAGAAGCGTGGCCCAAGGCGGCAGGTGGTCATCACTGTCCTGATCATTGTTTTTCTGCTTGTCTCTCTCACCACTGGCCTCCTGTTTTGGCACTTCAAAT ATAGGAACGCACCTGTCCAGAAGGTTTTCAATGGCCATTTGCGGGTTctgaactgggaattcctggatgCCTATGAGAACTCCAGCTCTCCAGAGTTCAGTATGCTGGCCAGAAAGGTGAAGAGCACG GTGGAGGAGATCTACAAGAATCATGCTGATATTGGTCCTTACCACAAAGAGACAGTAATCACTGCCTTCAG TGAAGGCAGTGTCATTGCCTACTACTGGTCAGAATTCCTTGTGCCCAAATACCGTGAAGAGAGCCTCAACAGGGCAATGGCTGACAAGCAGAGCCTGGTGCAGAGGTGGAACCCCCGCCTGAGAAACCCCATGCTGAAGGTGGAGTCAGTCATTGCTTTCC CTGTGGACCCCAGCATAGCTCACTCTGCCCGGGACA ACAGCTGCATGTTCTCCCTTCACGCCAAGGAAGGGGAGGTCACCAGTTTCACCACGCCGGGCTTCCCCAACAGCCCATACCCCAACAATGCCCTCTGCTACTGGGCATTGAGGGCAGATGCCAgttccagcatcagtctcacCTTCAAGACCTTGGAGCTGGAGCCATGCAGAGATGACAGTGACTACATCAAGGTGTACGACTCTCTGAGCCCCGTGGAGCCCCATGCCTTGGTTAG GCTTTGTGGGAATTATGCCCCATCCTACAACCTGACCTTCCTGTCCTCCCAGAACGTCATGCTAGTCACATTGGTTACCAACAAGGAGGGGCGATTCCCTGGCTTTAAGGCTGAGTTCTTCCAGCTCCCAAAGATGAAAG CCTGCGGTGAGACCCTGAAGGGAGACAGTGGCACCTTCACAACTCCCTATTACCCCGCACACTACCCCCCAGACATGGACTGTGTCTGGAACATTGAG GTCCCCTCTATAAAGAATGTGAAGGTGCGTTTCAACATGTTCTTTGTGTTGGAGCCTGGGATCCCAGTCAGCTCCTGCACCAAAGACTATGTGCAGATCAACGGCACAAG GTACTGTGGGGAGCGCTCCCAGTTTGTGGTGGCCAGTACCACCAACAAAATCGAGCTCCGATTCCACTCGGACCAATCCTACACAGACACAGGCTTCTCTGCAGAGTTCCTGTCCTACGACTCCAGTGACC cctgccctggcaaGTTCACTTGCAATACTGGCCGCTGCATCGACAGGAGCATGCGCTGCGATGGGTGGCTGGACTGCGTGGATGGCAGTGATGAGAGGTCCTGCA CCTGTACCGAGCAGCAGTTCAAGTGCCAGAACGGCTGGTGCAAGCCCAGGTTCTGGGTCTGTGACAACGTGAACGACTGTGGCGACAATAGTGATGAGCTACAGTGCA gctgttcAGCTGACAGCTTCAAGTGCGACAACGGGAAGtgtgtccccagcacacagaAATGTGATGGCAAGGACAACTGTGGGGACGGGAGCGatgagggcagctgcagcacag gccAGACCACGGTCCCCTGCAAGGAGTACACGTACAAGTGCCGCAGTGGACACTGCATCAGCAAACAGAACCCCGAGTGCGACGGGGAGCAGGACTGTGAGGACCACTCTGATGAGGACAATTGCA ACTGTGGTCTCCGCTCCTATGTCAGGAAGTCACGGATCGTTGGTGGGCAGAACTCGGACGTGGGAGAGTGGCCGTGGCAGGTCAGCCTGCACGTCAAGGGCCAGGGCCACATCTGTGGGGCCTCGTTGGTGTCAGCAAGCTGGCTGGTGTCAGCAGCACACTGCTTCCTGCCACTGCAAGGCATCAG GTATTCAGACCCCAGCCTATGGACAGCCTACCTGGGGCTGACTGACCAAGGTGACCGCAGTGGCCCCAATGTGCAAACCCGCAAAATAAAGCGCATCATCTCCCACCCCTTCTTCAATGACTACACCTATGACTATGAcattgctgtgctggagctgcagagccctgtcACCTTCACAGCCGTCGTCCAGCCCATTTGCCTGCCTGATGCCACCCACAACTTCCCTGTGGGCAAGGACCTGTGGGTGACTGGATGGGGAGCAACTGCAGAAGGAG GCACGGGAGCCACCATCCTGCAGAAGGCAGAAATCCGGCTTATCAACCAGACTGTGTGTAACCAGCTCCTGACAGACCAGCTGACGCCACGCATGATGTGTGTGGGGATCCTGACTGGTGGTGTGGATGCCTGCCAG GGAGACTCTGGGGGGCCCCTGGTCAGTGTGGAGCCCAGTAGCCGGATGTTCCTGGCCGGTGTGGTGAGCTGGGGCGatggctgtgctcagaggaaCAAACCTGGAGTGTACAGCCGGCTTACAAGCCTGCGAGACTGGATCCAGGAGCACACAGGCCTCTAG
- the ST14 gene encoding suppressor of tumorigenicity 14 protein isoform X3 — MRDMNNLDEGVEFLPAMNSKKMEKRGPRRQVVITVLIIVFLLVSLTTGLLFWHFKYRNAPVQKVFNGHLRVLNWEFLDAYENSSSPEFSMLARKVKSTVEEIYKNHADIGPYHKETVITAFSEGSVIAYYWSEFLVPKYREESLNRAMADKQSLVQRWNPRLRNPMLKVESVIAFPVDPSIAHSARDNSCMFSLHAKEGEVTSFTTPGFPNSPYPNNALCYWALRADASSSISLTFKTLELEPCRDDSDYIKVYDSLSPVEPHALVRLCGNYAPSYNLTFLSSQNVMLVTLVTNKEGRFPGFKAEFFQLPKMKACGETLKGDSGTFTTPYYPAHYPPDMDCVWNIEVPSIKNVKVRFNMFFVLEPGIPVSSCTKDYVQINGTRYCGERSQFVVASTTNKIELRFHSDQSYTDTGFSAEFLSYDSSDPCPGKFTCNTGRCIDRSMRCDGWLDCVDGSDERSCTCTEQQFKCQNGWCKPRFWVCDNVNDCGDNSDELQCSCSADSFKCDNGKCVPSTQKCDGKDNCGDGSDEGSCSTAGQTTVPCKEYTYKCRSGHCISKQNPECDGEQDCEDHSDEDNCNCGLRSYVRKSRIVGGQNSDVGEWPWQVSLHVKGQGHICGASLVSASWLVSAAHCFLPLQGIRYSDPSLWTAYLGLTDQGDRSGPNVQTRKIKRIISHPFFNDYTYDYDIAVLELQSPVTFTAVVQPICLPDATHNFPVGKDLWVTGWGATAEGGTGATILQKAEIRLINQTVCNQLLTDQLTPRMMCVGILTGGVDACQGDSGGPLVSVEPSSRMFLAGVVSWGDGCAQRNKPGVYSRLTSLRDWIQEHTGL; from the exons ATGCGG gacATGAACAACCTGGACGAAGGGGTGGAGTTCCTCCCTGCCATGAACTCCAAGAAGATGGAGAAGCGTGGCCCAAGGCGGCAGGTGGTCATCACTGTCCTGATCATTGTTTTTCTGCTTGTCTCTCTCACCACTGGCCTCCTGTTTTGGCACTTCAAAT ATAGGAACGCACCTGTCCAGAAGGTTTTCAATGGCCATTTGCGGGTTctgaactgggaattcctggatgCCTATGAGAACTCCAGCTCTCCAGAGTTCAGTATGCTGGCCAGAAAGGTGAAGAGCACG GTGGAGGAGATCTACAAGAATCATGCTGATATTGGTCCTTACCACAAAGAGACAGTAATCACTGCCTTCAG TGAAGGCAGTGTCATTGCCTACTACTGGTCAGAATTCCTTGTGCCCAAATACCGTGAAGAGAGCCTCAACAGGGCAATGGCTGACAAGCAGAGCCTGGTGCAGAGGTGGAACCCCCGCCTGAGAAACCCCATGCTGAAGGTGGAGTCAGTCATTGCTTTCC CTGTGGACCCCAGCATAGCTCACTCTGCCCGGGACA ACAGCTGCATGTTCTCCCTTCACGCCAAGGAAGGGGAGGTCACCAGTTTCACCACGCCGGGCTTCCCCAACAGCCCATACCCCAACAATGCCCTCTGCTACTGGGCATTGAGGGCAGATGCCAgttccagcatcagtctcacCTTCAAGACCTTGGAGCTGGAGCCATGCAGAGATGACAGTGACTACATCAAGGTGTACGACTCTCTGAGCCCCGTGGAGCCCCATGCCTTGGTTAG GCTTTGTGGGAATTATGCCCCATCCTACAACCTGACCTTCCTGTCCTCCCAGAACGTCATGCTAGTCACATTGGTTACCAACAAGGAGGGGCGATTCCCTGGCTTTAAGGCTGAGTTCTTCCAGCTCCCAAAGATGAAAG CCTGCGGTGAGACCCTGAAGGGAGACAGTGGCACCTTCACAACTCCCTATTACCCCGCACACTACCCCCCAGACATGGACTGTGTCTGGAACATTGAG GTCCCCTCTATAAAGAATGTGAAGGTGCGTTTCAACATGTTCTTTGTGTTGGAGCCTGGGATCCCAGTCAGCTCCTGCACCAAAGACTATGTGCAGATCAACGGCACAAG GTACTGTGGGGAGCGCTCCCAGTTTGTGGTGGCCAGTACCACCAACAAAATCGAGCTCCGATTCCACTCGGACCAATCCTACACAGACACAGGCTTCTCTGCAGAGTTCCTGTCCTACGACTCCAGTGACC cctgccctggcaaGTTCACTTGCAATACTGGCCGCTGCATCGACAGGAGCATGCGCTGCGATGGGTGGCTGGACTGCGTGGATGGCAGTGATGAGAGGTCCTGCA CCTGTACCGAGCAGCAGTTCAAGTGCCAGAACGGCTGGTGCAAGCCCAGGTTCTGGGTCTGTGACAACGTGAACGACTGTGGCGACAATAGTGATGAGCTACAGTGCA gctgttcAGCTGACAGCTTCAAGTGCGACAACGGGAAGtgtgtccccagcacacagaAATGTGATGGCAAGGACAACTGTGGGGACGGGAGCGatgagggcagctgcagcacag caggccAGACCACGGTCCCCTGCAAGGAGTACACGTACAAGTGCCGCAGTGGACACTGCATCAGCAAACAGAACCCCGAGTGCGACGGGGAGCAGGACTGTGAGGACCACTCTGATGAGGACAATTGCA ACTGTGGTCTCCGCTCCTATGTCAGGAAGTCACGGATCGTTGGTGGGCAGAACTCGGACGTGGGAGAGTGGCCGTGGCAGGTCAGCCTGCACGTCAAGGGCCAGGGCCACATCTGTGGGGCCTCGTTGGTGTCAGCAAGCTGGCTGGTGTCAGCAGCACACTGCTTCCTGCCACTGCAAGGCATCAG GTATTCAGACCCCAGCCTATGGACAGCCTACCTGGGGCTGACTGACCAAGGTGACCGCAGTGGCCCCAATGTGCAAACCCGCAAAATAAAGCGCATCATCTCCCACCCCTTCTTCAATGACTACACCTATGACTATGAcattgctgtgctggagctgcagagccctgtcACCTTCACAGCCGTCGTCCAGCCCATTTGCCTGCCTGATGCCACCCACAACTTCCCTGTGGGCAAGGACCTGTGGGTGACTGGATGGGGAGCAACTGCAGAAGGAG GCACGGGAGCCACCATCCTGCAGAAGGCAGAAATCCGGCTTATCAACCAGACTGTGTGTAACCAGCTCCTGACAGACCAGCTGACGCCACGCATGATGTGTGTGGGGATCCTGACTGGTGGTGTGGATGCCTGCCAG GGAGACTCTGGGGGGCCCCTGGTCAGTGTGGAGCCCAGTAGCCGGATGTTCCTGGCCGGTGTGGTGAGCTGGGGCGatggctgtgctcagaggaaCAAACCTGGAGTGTACAGCCGGCTTACAAGCCTGCGAGACTGGATCCAGGAGCACACAGGCCTCTAG